The stretch of DNA ACTGTTCTGCTATACGAGAAAGAGCATCTTAATACCAAAAGTCATTCGGGTGCCCATGCGAAATTTAGAGAGTTGTATATAAAGACGGGTGAGTTTCAAAAGAAAGCAAGTACATGGCTAGATAAAGTTTGGGAGCTAAGACAGGCCGGCGACTATGATTTTGACGAACACATTACAGGTGAAGAAGCTGAACAGGCAGTAGAGTCTGCCCGGCTGTTCATAAAAGCAACGGCAAATTATTTTGAAAAATAATCTCAGTAATTATCCGCGTAGACCTCCCTGCCCCACTCTCCCCACCAACTCCGGCCTGGCATCCTTCGTTTTGTTGATCTTCGACAGGCTGCTTTGGAACGCTACCGTCAGGCGGTCGTCGGCGAAGTGGCAGGTGACGGTGTCGTAATGAGCGGTTTCGATAAAACGCCAGGTCATTACGAACGTGTTGGGGTCTTGCCAGGTGCCAGTAGCGGCTACAGGGCTTTGGGTTTCGCCGGGCACAGGCGTCTGCACCAATTTTAGTGGCATAGTCGAGAATGTAGTGCTGCCTTCGGCCCAGCGGTTTAGCCCGCACATAACGCGGTGGTCGCCCCGGTCGTCGCGGAGGGTGAATACACATTCGTCTTTGCCGAATGTCAGTGCGGCTGATTTGGCATTCAGGGTGTTCGTATCGAATGTGTACGTTTTTCCGCCGACGGTAGGGATTATGGGCGAGGTTACGGCCCCGGTCGGCAAGGGCAGGGATAAACTTTTTAGTTTCTGCACAAGCGGTGTGGCAGCGGCTCGGGCCGTTATCAGGCCGTTCCCGTCGAGCGCGGGCAGAATGTGTTCCCAAACGACGTTCAGAATAGCGGGCATATTGGCCGTTTCGGAGGTAATGGCAATAACGGTGTCCTGCTTCGGCAACACCACGCAATACTGCCCGAACGCGCCATCGCCCCGGTAGGCATCGTGGCGGCACCGCCAGAACTGATAGCCGTAGCCCTGTAGCCAATCGCTGTTGGCGCGGTCGGTGCCGGGTTGCAGAATCTGCTCGCGGGTGGCGTCGGCAACCCAGCTTTCGGGCAGCAGTCGTTTGCCCTGCCAAACGCCCTGCTGCAAATACAACTGCCCGAATTTGGCGATGTCTTCGGTACGCACGCGCAGCCCCCACCCGCCCGTGCTGACGCCCGTAGGGTCAACCTCCCAATCGGCTCCTTCAATACCCAACGGATCGAACAGACGCGGTTTCAGGTAAGCCAGCACCGTTTGGCCGGTCAGTTGCTGCACAATGGCCGAGAGCATGTAGGTGGCCCCGCTGTTGTACACAAAGTGCGTACCGGGCTGACGCTGAACGGGTTGCGCCAGAAAAGCTTTTGGCCAGTTTTTATTGCCGAAAGCCCGCACGGTGGCCGTAGTGTCGCGTTCGTGGCCGGTACTCATCGTCAGCAAATCTTTTACCCGCATAGCGGCCAGATTATCGCTGACGGTAGCGGGCAAATCGTCTTTGAAAAACGAAGTCACCTTGTCGTCAACCGTCAGCCTGCCTTCGGCTACGGCCATGCCTACGGCGGTTGACGTAAAACTTTTGCTGAGCGAATAGAGGGTGTGTTTGCGTTGGGGCGCGTAGGGTGCCCACCAGCCTTCGGCTATGACCCGCCCGTGGCGCACCACCATCAAACTGTGCAGATTAAGATCGGCTTTTTCCACAGCATTCACGAAATTGAGCAGTCCGCCCGATGCCACGCCCTGCGCTTCGGGTAAACTACGCGGCAGTTTTGCTGAACGAGTCGGTACGGCCCAGCCCGTATTGGCAGGCGCAAAAGTCAGGCCGGCAATGCCGAAACCAAGTTGTTGTAGAAAAAGTCGACGATTCAGACTCATGGGTCAGGTACTGGTTGGGAATATAGTGTTTTGTTATTTTTCCAATCGTTTCAATTCTTTGTCGAGGTATGCTTTGGGCAACCAGTTTGTGCCAATCATCACGCCCTCGATGGTGCGGGTTTGAGCAATATCGGCCAGCGGATTGCCGCTCAATAACACCAAATCCGAGACATTGCCGGGTTTGATAGTGCCCGCATCGGTTTTGTTGAGGTAGGTTGCCACGTTCACGGTGCCGGTGCGAAGGGTTTCGTAGGGCGACAACCCCGCGTCGACCATGTACTGCATTTCGTGATGAATGGCAAACCCCGGCACGTTGAACACCTGCGGAGCATCGGAGCCGAGCAGCAGCGGCACCCCGGCCTTCTGGCATTCGTAAATCAGTTTCCGGCGAATCTGCACCAGCGCGTCGGCCCGTTTTTTCGAGTAGTTCGGGTTGTTAAGATAGTCGGTTTTGGCTCGGGTCCAGTTCTGAAGGTCCTGCGCTTTCATGTACTTCATTTCGGGCGCACGGGTAAATTCTTCCGCCGGGCGGGCCGATAGCCAGCGTTCGGCCAGTGCCTGCGTTGGCACTACGTAAATGGTTTTCTCGCGCAGGGCGTTTACCAATTTCGGAATCATGGCCGCGTCGGCCCGGTCAGCTATCCAGGCTCCAAACAAGCCCGTTTCCTGCTCTACAAGCGTGTCGCTGCCGGGCGTGATGGCTTCGATGAACCCGTCTAAGTGGTCGATAGAGGAATAGCGGGCGTCGATAGCCCGCCAAACGCCCACGTTGAACGACACGTGGCCGACAAACGGAATGCCCACCTCCTGCGCCGTGCGGGCAATGGCCGGAAACGTTTCGTTGGTCAGGCCGGGGTGCAGTTTCAGGAAATCGTAGCCAGCCGTTTTCTGCTCGCGCACCATCTGCGCCCCGCGCTCGGCGGTTTTCACCGACTGCCCGTTAAACGACGGCCCGGTGGCGTAAAAGTGCGGCCCCAGCACGTCGCCACTGTTGATTTTGCTGCGGAGTTCGAGGTGACGCGGGTGGCCCAGCATCCCGCGAATGGTGGTGATGCCATTGGCGAGGTAGAGTGTCAGCACGTCTTTCATCGGCTCCATATCATCGATGGGCGGCACGTGGGCGTGCATCTCGGCCCAGCCGGGCAGCAGGTATTTGCCACGCCCGTCAATCACCAGCGCGGCTTTATTGTACCGGACTCGCCCGGCATCGCCCATCGCTGTGATGCGCCCATTGCGAACAATAACGGTCTGGTTTTGAAGCACCCGCTCCTGATCCATCGGAATCACGTTGACCGACAGAAATACAATATCACGCGGGCGGTTGCTGACCACGTCCTGCGCTACGGCTGTGAGCGCACAAAGTAGAAATAAAACGAGTAAACGCATGCGCTGGCGGATTTTGGAAAGTGATGATATATTTAACATAAATTTCTCACCATTAACTCATTACGTCGATCAATTATGACAGGAAAAGACAAAGCATGGCTGGGATTCTGTCTGCTGTTTGCCGGCGTTGGTACGCTTTTCGCCATTATTGCCTATAGAAGCTGGGACAATACCTATTCTATCGTTCGCAACGGCATTCAGACGCAGGGCGTTGTCATCGAAAATCGATATAAAGAGCGAATTAACCTGAAATCCCGCTCAACGGCTATGGCTCCAGTGGTTCAGTTTCGCACTGCCGATGGTATGTCAATTACGTACTACTCACAAACTTACACATCGCCCGTTCAGGCCGAAGTGGGCGAAACAGTATCGATCTGGTATATGCCCAACAACCCGCAGGAGGCCACGCTCGAGGGGGTCGATGCCTGGTTGCTGCCGGTTGTGTTCGGCATTTTTGGCGTTGTGTTCGGTTTAATTGGTTATTCCAATTTGCTGCCCCTATTACTTTCGACCCGGAAAAACAGGTCGGCAACGCATTCTTCATAAAACACCCTACCGCTCGCGCGTCCAGATTTCATCGACTTTGCCGCCGGTTGAACTTTGGCCGGTGTGCCGCCATTCGTTGCCGTTGACCGCTGCGCCAAACGTAAGTGAGCGACCTACGCGGCTGTTATCGCGCGAAAAAAAGTCGATAGTTTCGGTATATTGCCCGTCTTTAGCGGTATAGGTTCCTCCGCCCGTTCCCGAAAATTGTTTCGTCTGCGGGTTGATAGCCGCCCACTGGAACCGGCTTCCGGTGAGCAGTTTAATGGTTTTTCGCGCCCCGCGCTGCATAGTCGTAATCTGCCCGGCATCGTTGGCGCGGCCTGTAATCCGCCATAAACCGGCCATTGGCGTCTGAGCCGACGGTTCATCTACGCGGGTAAACGTTCGGTTGCCCGACGGTCCGTTTAGCGTCAGTTGGCCCGCTTTGAGCGCGAGTTTATAGGTTTCAGTTTGCCCAACCCGGCTGCTGTCCTGCGTGTCGAACTCGACGGTTAGTGTCATGGCGTCGTCGGAGGGCTGGCATACACCTCCACGCGTACCGATGAACCGGTTGGGTTCATACGTCGTCTGCATCAGGTAGTTATCAACTACTGTTAGCATAACAGTAACTCCCGACGCGTCGGTGGTGCGCCAGGCTCCGTCGAGGGCGGTTTTGGCAGGTTGCAGCGCGGCAGTCAGTGCCATAACAAGCAGGCCCAGAGAAATAGCGAGCGTTTTCATTTGGAGTCGAGTCGTTGAAGTGGTTATCTACTACGGAAGACAACCGGGCCGCGAACCTAATAACCCATTAAATCAAAATCTTCACTTTCGACCATCTCGACGCGCTTGCCCATTTTTTTCTGGATGATTTTAAAATGGTGTTCATCGTCGGGCGTGATGAGCGAAATAGCTTCGCCCGACGCTTCGGCGCGGCCCGTGCGACCGATGCGGTGAATATAGTCTTTGGGCGAACGCGGCAACTCAAAATTAATGACGTGCGGCAACAATGGAATGTCGATTCCCCGCGCAATAAGGTCAGTAGCCACCAGCACGGGCAGGGTTCCGGCCCTGAACTGCCGCAGGGCGTCGGTGCGGGCGGCCTGGGTTTTGTCGCCGTGAATAGCCGCTGCCCGGATGCCGTTTTTGGTCAGTTTGCCAACCACGTTGTCAGCCGTGCGGGTCGATGACACAAATACCAGCACCTGCTTCATAGCACCGGTTTTGATGAGGTAGCGCAGCAGCGGCCCCTTGCGTTCAGCCGACGTGCGGTAGGCCCGTTGCCGAATCTGGTCGATGTCTTCGGGTTCCTCCGCGATTTCTATTTTGACGGGCGTGCGCAGCAGGTTCTGGTTGATGTCCTGAATGGCGTCGCCGAGCGTGGCCGAAAACAGAATCGTCTGGCGTTTTTTCGGGAGCCGCGCAAACAGGGCGTTCATCTCCTCAGCAAACCCCAGTTCGAGCATTTTATCGGCCTCATCGAGTACCAGCACCTCCACCGCCGACAGTCGCAGGGCGTTGCTGTTGAGCAGGTCGAGCAGCCGACCGGGCGTAGCTACCACGATTTCGGCTCCGTGAACGGCAATCATCTGCGGGTTGATGGACACGCCCCCAAATACGGCTACCGTCTTGACGGGCGTGGGCAAGTAACTCCCCATCGTCTGAAACACCTCGGCTACCTGTACGGCTAATTCACGCGTGGGTACGAGTACCAGCACTGCCAGCGGCTTTTTGGGGTCGGGTTTGGTACGATGAAAGAGTTCGAGAATGGGCAACACAAAACTGGCCGTTTTCCCCGACCCGGTTTTGGCAATGCCCAGAATATCTTTACCCCGCAGAATAGCCGGAATGGCCTCGCGCTGAATGGGATACGGCTTAGTGTACTCTTGAGCCGCAACAGCTTTGAGCAGGGGGTCGGACAGGCCGAGCGAAGAAAATGACATAGGACTTGGTTTATTTTTTACCGCTCCGTTTAATCGGGCGACCGTATTTCAGGCGTTTCTCGGCGGCAATGTCGCGCCGAACGTTTACTTTCTGATTTTTCAGTGCTTTCTCGTGAAAAGCTGATGATGCGGCATTCCGACCAACGTCGTCGCGTTTGGGTGTCAGGTCGATGACCTTCATCTTGACGGTTGGTTTTTCTTCCTCGATCAGTTCGTCGGAAATTACCAGCTCGTCGGGTAACGGTAGTGTTGGAATGGCGTAGTTCATTAGCTGCTCGATGGCCGCTTGCCGGTCCTGCTGACTGTCGCTGATGAAGGCGATAGCGATACCCGCCCGGTCGGCGCGGCCCGTGCGGCCAATGCGGTGGATGTAGGCCTCGGGCAGGTCGGGCAGGTCGAAATTAATGACGTGCGACACATCGGACACGTCGATGCCGCGTGCAATAACATCGGTTGCAATTAGCACGCGGTAGGTGCCGGCTTTAAACTCGTTAACCGAATTGAACCGGGCGTTTTGCGCTTTATTGGAGTGGATAACGCCAACGCTCCCGCTCATGCCAGACTCGATTTCTTCATACAGCAAATCAGCCAGTGCTTTCGTTGCTACGAACACCAACACTTTGGTCATGGCTGGGTCACGCCGGAGCAACAAGTTGATCAGGTTAACTTTTGTGTAAAAATTAGGAACATGATAAGCCGACTGCTGAATATTGTCGAGGGGCGTACCTACGGGGGCGGCCTCTACCCGCACCGGATTCGTAAAATAGGTATCGAGCAGGCTTTCGACATCGGCGGTGAGCGTGGCCGAAAACAGCAGATTTTGCCGTTTGGCAGGCAGCAGATCGAAAATGGTTTTGAGCTGCGTTCGAAAGCCGAGGTTCAGCATTTCATCTACCTCATCGATTACAAGGCGTTTCAGGCTTTTCAGTTTTACCGTACCCGTTAGCAGAATATCGGTCAGTCGGCCCGGCGTGGCAACGAGTATATCGGCTCCCTGCTGCACCTCCGCCAGTTGCGGTTTGAGGTTGGCTCCGCCATATACGCCTACTGTCTGCACATTCATGTAGGCCGTTAGCTGCCGAATGGTATCAACTACCTGCACCACTAATTCGCGGGTGGGCACCAGAATCAGGATTTGCGGGTGCCGTTCGTTCATGAACTGATGCTGACGCAGGCAGGGCAGCAGGTAGGCAATCGTTTTGCCGGTTCCGGTCTGCGCAATACCGCACACGTCGCGCCCCGACATAACCACCGAAAAAACGCGCTGCTGAATGATGGTAGGCGTAGCGAAGCCCATGTCGGTAAGGGCGTTGAGCAGCGGCTTGGTTAAATTGAGGTCGTTGAATGTCATAGGCGTACCGTCGTGGTGTACAAACCACAAAGGTACGCCTATATCTGATGCCTTTTATGATCTGGCGACGTTAGCGCGGCCCGCGCGAACCGCTCCGCTGACCGGGAAACGATCCCGCGCCGGGTGCTGCTGGTGACTGCGCGCGGCTGCGCGGCTCATATCCGCCCAACCGTTGCGGCTCCATACGCGGCTGATCCGTGCGCGACGGATTATCGATACGCTGCTGATTTTCAACGCGCTGTGGCGTAAAATCAGGGCGATTGCCCCGGTTGAACGATCCCGCCGGAGCCGACTCGCGCCGTTCAAAAGGCGAGGGCGCGGGTGTCTGCGACGGCTGACTCGGCTGGCCTGGTTGGCTTGGTGCTTCGTAGCGCGGTCCACGGCTTCGGCTCCCCTCTATCGGCCCCCGCTGCCGATAAGTCGGCGCATCGGGTGTTGGCATTGTTCGCGTATTTCCGTTGTAAGTACCTCTGTCTGAGCGATACTCTGGCCGCGAATAGCCGTCCATACCACGACCGTAGCGGCCAGCGGTGTTGTCGCGATCAAACGTCCGGCCCGGTCGGCTAACTTCCTGCGCCCGGTATACCGGCACGCGCTGCCGGGTTACGGTTTCGATTTCTTCCCGGCGCGGCCCGTAGGCATAGGCCCGGTTATTGACCCGATACACATTGTTGATGATGGTAGTGTTCTGGTAGACGTTGACAACCCGCTGCCGTGGCACGCAGTAGCTGAACAGACGTGGGCTGGTGATGTATGTCTGCGGCACAAACACCCACCATGCAGGCGGAATGTTGGCATTTACATTGACGTTGATACCAGGTCCGAGCGGTGCCCAGCCGTAGTAGCCCCCACCCGACCGCCAGCTCACCCAGGCGGGTCCCCACTCGGTGCCAGGCACCCAGGCCCAGCGGCCAAAGCGGTCGAGATACCAGCGTCCATAGTGAAACGGGGTCCGCCCCCAGGCGTAGTCAGACACCCACGTATTGCCGTACTCCGTAACGACCCAGCGGCCATTGGTGGCGTAGGGCTGAAACCCCGGTTCTACGTTCGGCATCCAGACCATGCCATATTCGGGCGTTTGTACCCACTGACCATATTGGCTTAGTTCGTCCCGAAAGTTTGGCGCATAGCCCGGCTGGTCGTAGGGCTGATTGTACGACGGGTCGTAGTTGGGCGAGTAATCGGGCTGGTTATAGCCGGGTTGGTCATAGCTATACTCCGGTCGGTTGTAGGTTGGCTGCGCCGTAACGCACGAACTCATCGACAGGCCCAGAGCCACCACGCTGCCAATTGCCATCCAGCTATGCACTATTTTTTTCATGGTCATGGTATTTAGTGCTTGGATGCAAAAACTACCAAAACGTTTAAAATGAGTAAGTTTGTGTCTTATCAATGTCTACTCAATGCCTATTGTCCTTACTACCGATCTGCTTATTGCTGAAGCCAACCGTTTTTGCCTTCTTCAATCAACAATTTTACTCCGGGGAACTCAGCCAACGCTTAAGTTACCAATCTCAAGTTGATACCCATCTTCCAGCCTGTACATGATTGGTTTCAATCTATTTCATATTTTCATCAGGATATCAACACTGGCCGTATCCATGCTAATTGTTTTGAGTATATTTTTCATCTTCACTTTCAAACGCTTCTTCCACACCCAGGAAGCTGTTTAAACTTTAGCAAAAAACCCCCAAAGCTGTGTAAATTTTGAGCAGGGTCGCCTGT from Spirosoma montaniterrae encodes:
- a CDS encoding membrane or secreted protein, coding for MKTLAISLGLLVMALTAALQPAKTALDGAWRTTDASGVTVMLTVVDNYLMQTTYEPNRFIGTRGGVCQPSDDAMTLTVEFDTQDSSRVGQTETYKLALKAGQLTLNGPSGNRTFTRVDEPSAQTPMAGLWRITGRANDAGQITTMQRGARKTIKLLTGSRFQWAAINPQTKQFSGTGGGTYTAKDGQYTETIDFFSRDNSRVGRSLTFGAAVNGNEWRHTGQSSTGGKVDEIWTRER
- a CDS encoding DEAD/DEAH box helicase, with translation MTFNDLNLTKPLLNALTDMGFATPTIIQQRVFSVVMSGRDVCGIAQTGTGKTIAYLLPCLRQHQFMNERHPQILILVPTRELVVQVVDTIRQLTAYMNVQTVGVYGGANLKPQLAEVQQGADILVATPGRLTDILLTGTVKLKSLKRLVIDEVDEMLNLGFRTQLKTIFDLLPAKRQNLLFSATLTADVESLLDTYFTNPVRVEAAPVGTPLDNIQQSAYHVPNFYTKVNLINLLLRRDPAMTKVLVFVATKALADLLYEEIESGMSGSVGVIHSNKAQNARFNSVNEFKAGTYRVLIATDVIARGIDVSDVSHVINFDLPDLPEAYIHRIGRTGRADRAGIAIAFISDSQQDRQAAIEQLMNYAIPTLPLPDELVISDELIEEEKPTVKMKVIDLTPKRDDVGRNAASSAFHEKALKNQKVNVRRDIAAEKRLKYGRPIKRSGKK
- a CDS encoding serine hydrolase domain-containing protein; protein product: MSLNRRLFLQQLGFGIAGLTFAPANTGWAVPTRSAKLPRSLPEAQGVASGGLLNFVNAVEKADLNLHSLMVVRHGRVIAEGWWAPYAPQRKHTLYSLSKSFTSTAVGMAVAEGRLTVDDKVTSFFKDDLPATVSDNLAAMRVKDLLTMSTGHERDTTATVRAFGNKNWPKAFLAQPVQRQPGTHFVYNSGATYMLSAIVQQLTGQTVLAYLKPRLFDPLGIEGADWEVDPTGVSTGGWGLRVRTEDIAKFGQLYLQQGVWQGKRLLPESWVADATREQILQPGTDRANSDWLQGYGYQFWRCRHDAYRGDGAFGQYCVVLPKQDTVIAITSETANMPAILNVVWEHILPALDGNGLITARAAATPLVQKLKSLSLPLPTGAVTSPIIPTVGGKTYTFDTNTLNAKSAALTFGKDECVFTLRDDRGDHRVMCGLNRWAEGSTTFSTMPLKLVQTPVPGETQSPVAATGTWQDPNTFVMTWRFIETAHYDTVTCHFADDRLTVAFQSSLSKINKTKDARPELVGRVGQGGLRG
- a CDS encoding DEAD/DEAH box helicase, whose protein sequence is MSFSSLGLSDPLLKAVAAQEYTKPYPIQREAIPAILRGKDILGIAKTGSGKTASFVLPILELFHRTKPDPKKPLAVLVLVPTRELAVQVAEVFQTMGSYLPTPVKTVAVFGGVSINPQMIAVHGAEIVVATPGRLLDLLNSNALRLSAVEVLVLDEADKMLELGFAEEMNALFARLPKKRQTILFSATLGDAIQDINQNLLRTPVKIEIAEEPEDIDQIRQRAYRTSAERKGPLLRYLIKTGAMKQVLVFVSSTRTADNVVGKLTKNGIRAAAIHGDKTQAARTDALRQFRAGTLPVLVATDLIARGIDIPLLPHVINFELPRSPKDYIHRIGRTGRAEASGEAISLITPDDEHHFKIIQKKMGKRVEMVESEDFDLMGY
- a CDS encoding DUF6600 domain-containing protein; protein product: MTMKKIVHSWMAIGSVVALGLSMSSCVTAQPTYNRPEYSYDQPGYNQPDYSPNYDPSYNQPYDQPGYAPNFRDELSQYGQWVQTPEYGMVWMPNVEPGFQPYATNGRWVVTEYGNTWVSDYAWGRTPFHYGRWYLDRFGRWAWVPGTEWGPAWVSWRSGGGYYGWAPLGPGINVNVNANIPPAWWVFVPQTYITSPRLFSYCVPRQRVVNVYQNTTIINNVYRVNNRAYAYGPRREEIETVTRQRVPVYRAQEVSRPGRTFDRDNTAGRYGRGMDGYSRPEYRSDRGTYNGNTRTMPTPDAPTYRQRGPIEGSRSRGPRYEAPSQPGQPSQPSQTPAPSPFERRESAPAGSFNRGNRPDFTPQRVENQQRIDNPSRTDQPRMEPQRLGGYEPRSRAQSPAAPGAGSFPGQRSGSRGPR
- a CDS encoding DUF3592 domain-containing protein, which produces MTGKDKAWLGFCLLFAGVGTLFAIIAYRSWDNTYSIVRNGIQTQGVVIENRYKERINLKSRSTAMAPVVQFRTADGMSITYYSQTYTSPVQAEVGETVSIWYMPNNPQEATLEGVDAWLLPVVFGIFGVVFGLIGYSNLLPLLLSTRKNRSATHSS
- a CDS encoding HEPN domain-containing protein; translated protein: MKPISELVWNRAVETLDDATANLQDERYLVAVNRSYYAVFYALTVLLYEKEHLNTKSHSGAHAKFRELYIKTGEFQKKASTWLDKVWELRQAGDYDFDEHITGEEAEQAVESARLFIKATANYFEK
- a CDS encoding amidohydrolase family protein — its product is MRLLVLFLLCALTAVAQDVVSNRPRDIVFLSVNVIPMDQERVLQNQTVIVRNGRITAMGDAGRVRYNKAALVIDGRGKYLLPGWAEMHAHVPPIDDMEPMKDVLTLYLANGITTIRGMLGHPRHLELRSKINSGDVLGPHFYATGPSFNGQSVKTAERGAQMVREQKTAGYDFLKLHPGLTNETFPAIARTAQEVGIPFVGHVSFNVGVWRAIDARYSSIDHLDGFIEAITPGSDTLVEQETGLFGAWIADRADAAMIPKLVNALREKTIYVVPTQALAERWLSARPAEEFTRAPEMKYMKAQDLQNWTRAKTDYLNNPNYSKKRADALVQIRRKLIYECQKAGVPLLLGSDAPQVFNVPGFAIHHEMQYMVDAGLSPYETLRTGTVNVATYLNKTDAGTIKPGNVSDLVLLSGNPLADIAQTRTIEGVMIGTNWLPKAYLDKELKRLEK